A single region of the Octopus bimaculoides isolate UCB-OBI-ISO-001 chromosome 6, ASM119413v2, whole genome shotgun sequence genome encodes:
- the LOC106874491 gene encoding uncharacterized protein LOC106874491, whose protein sequence is MIWFKFIKEERNLSVKSITVDFEKAAINSIKKLFPRVSVFGCFFHFGQCLWSKIHATGLQTWYTEGENAFIIKQLQALAFVPPNDVTTLFEQLLHSLSAQTDEILEEFLTYFECTWVGIMQRGRPRRPLYDISLQSCYNRVLNDLPKTNNTLEEWHRAFSRRVNFHHPNLSKLIEKLGVEQSHRNGNRTGHIRS, encoded by the coding sequence ATGATTTGGTTTAAATTTATCAAAGAAGAAAGGAATTTGAGTGTGAAATCAATTACAGTTGACTTTGAGAAAGCAGCTATAAACagcattaaaaaattatttcctcGCGTCTCTGTGTTTGGTTGTTTTTTCCACTTTGGACAGTGTTTATGGAGCAAGATACATGCTACAGGTTTACAAACGTGGTACACCGAAGGAGAAAATGCATTTATTATAAAACAGCTGCAAGCGTTAGCTTTCGTACCACCTAATGACGTAACTACTTTGTTTGAACAATTACTTCATTCTTTAAGTGCTCAAACtgatgaaattttggaggaattCCTAACTTATTTTGAATGTACTTGGGTAGGAATCATGCAACGTGGTAGACCTCGACGACCACTATACGACATTTCTTTACAGTCGTGCTACAACAGAGTTCTCAATGATCTTCCGAAAACCAACAACACTCTGGAAGAGTGGCACCGAGCCTTCAGTAGAAGAGTTAACTTCCATCACCCTAACTTATCCAAATTAATTGAGAAACTTGGGGTAGAACAGTCACACCGAAATGGTAATAGAACAGGCCATATCAGGAGTTGA